In Streptomyces dangxiongensis, one DNA window encodes the following:
- a CDS encoding sulfite oxidase-like oxidoreductase, translated as MNVTRGFTGRPRVHRPGLPPGQYDAGDDWPVLSAEVTPDLGPGDWSFRIDGLVERPHTWDWDAAHALPASAYDGDIHCVTGWSKFGVRFGGVSLDAFFDVVRPHGSATHAVAYSHTGYTTNLPLADLTGGRAWIAWEYGGGPLPAEHGGPARLLVPHLYFWKSAKWIAGITLLDHDEPGFWERNGYHARGNPWDEQRYSGDRDGDSDCD; from the coding sequence ATGAACGTCACGCGAGGCTTCACGGGCCGCCCGCGCGTCCACCGGCCCGGGCTGCCGCCCGGACAGTACGACGCGGGCGACGACTGGCCCGTCCTGTCCGCCGAGGTCACCCCGGACCTCGGGCCCGGCGACTGGTCCTTCCGGATCGACGGCCTGGTCGAACGGCCGCACACCTGGGACTGGGACGCCGCCCACGCCTTGCCTGCGTCGGCGTACGACGGTGACATCCACTGTGTGACCGGCTGGTCGAAGTTCGGCGTGCGGTTCGGCGGCGTCTCACTGGACGCCTTCTTCGATGTGGTGCGACCCCATGGGTCCGCCACCCATGCGGTCGCCTACTCCCACACGGGCTACACCACCAACCTGCCCCTCGCCGACCTCACCGGCGGCCGGGCCTGGATCGCCTGGGAGTACGGGGGCGGCCCCCTGCCGGCCGAGCACGGCGGCCCGGCGCGGCTGCTGGTGCCGCACCTCTACTTCTGGAAGAGCGCCAAGTGGATCGCGGGCATCACGCTCCTCGACCACGACGAGCCGGGCTTCTGGGAGCGCAACGGCTACCACGCCCGCGGCAACCCCTGGGACGAGCAGCGGTACTCCGGTGACCGAGACGGTGACTCGGACTGTGACTGA